A single genomic interval of Acidobacteriota bacterium harbors:
- the arfB gene encoding aminoacyl-tRNA hydrolase, whose protein sequence is MIQLSDDVFLDEAELTFTATPSSGPGGQHVNKASTRVTVRLDVAASASLSEAARRRIQERLASRMSRDGVLFVSAQDTRSQKTNRDRALARLVRLLRAALREDPPRIPTPIPPAARRRRQADKRRRSAVKAVRRKPPPDLE, encoded by the coding sequence ATGATCCAGCTTTCCGACGACGTGTTCCTGGACGAAGCCGAACTGACGTTCACGGCCACGCCGAGCAGCGGGCCGGGCGGCCAGCACGTGAACAAGGCCAGCACCCGCGTGACCGTCCGCCTGGATGTTGCCGCCTCCGCCAGTCTGTCGGAGGCGGCCCGGCGGCGGATTCAGGAGCGGCTGGCCAGCCGAATGAGCCGCGACGGCGTCCTGTTCGTCTCGGCGCAAGATACCCGCAGCCAGAAGACCAATCGCGACCGGGCGCTGGCCCGCCTGGTCCGCCTTCTGCGGGCGGCCCTGCGCGAGGATCCCCCGCGCATTCCCACACCGATCCCTCCGGCGGCCCGACGCCGCCGTCAGGCTGACAAGCGCCGCCGGTCCGCCGTCAAGGCTGTCCGCCGCAAACCGCCGCCGGATTTGGAATAG